A window of the Dioscorea cayenensis subsp. rotundata cultivar TDr96_F1 chromosome 14, TDr96_F1_v2_PseudoChromosome.rev07_lg8_w22 25.fasta, whole genome shotgun sequence genome harbors these coding sequences:
- the LOC120276450 gene encoding WD repeat-containing protein 44-like isoform X1: protein MHCLHMDSYCSKVEVFKFCANIHSFQRNEEFTVVIIWGNSFSLAMSASSLIQDEEDVFFDSYDYIHPPSDSASSEEGMVGSECMETNLRALQYEPWTKELMSIHERRRNFISGMGFDEFTSIKLGVSPRPEETVFNRMPEHNDLDRILSSYPEDHDCFIPQNDYCASLSTELYAVRKMEEKRNVTFDSRISKSRRWWRSFSMCKYDVSIKDGKMSPDTNQIKVQFHSKRCKGFEALHLAQEIQAHKGIIRTMKFNSSGSYLASGGEDCIVRIWQVEFDVLINCQNANEVKGDVLKFTRKVSDSSAHVAIAEKEFKIDEVAFQEFHGHSSDILDLCWSKSDYLLSSSKDKTVRLWKVGSTGCLRVFQHKNYVTCIQFNPTNDQYFVSGSIDGKIRIWGITENHVVEWVDNRDIVTAVCYQPNGEQGIVVGSIEGNCQIYSYSGDNLQLGRKLCAQSRKKLGKRITGLQFAPDNSQNLMITSADSTVHILDGVDAKKFHVSVSARLKARGKSTASFTSNGKYIVSVNKDSQVYLWNYEKSKSLSSRGIKLTCPCNTFHSEGVSVALPWPGMHLSYENMTKSYAQTSLEQKHVDQDQFSFGACFFPDVQSKSVTWPEEMLQDENQNHQHNGFKKPSNLVILIASYDGVIKTLLNRRWPAC, encoded by the exons ATGCACTGCCTCCACATGGACTCTTACTGTTCCAAAGTT GAAGTGTTTAAATTCTGTGCAAACATCCATTCTTTTCAAAGAAATGAAGAGTTCACTGTTGTAATTATTTGGGGGAATAGTTTTTCTTTGGCAATGAGTGCATCAAGCTTGATTCAGGATGAAGAGGATGTCTTCTTTGATTCATATGATTATATTCATCCTCCTAGTGACTCTGCATCATCAGAAGAAGGTATGGTTGGAAGTGAATGTATGGAAACCAATTTACGAGCGCTACAATATGAACCTTGGACTAAGGAATTGATGAGCATTCATGAAAGGCGACGCAATTTCATATCTGGCATGGGTTTTGATGAATTTACCTCTATTAAGCTTGGTGTTTCTCCAAGACCGGAAGAAACCGTATTCAATAGGATGCCagagcacaatgatttggatcGTATTTTGTCATCCTACCCTGAGGACCATGACTGTTTTATTCCGCAAAATGATTATTGTGCATCATTATCCACTGAGTTGTATGCTGTCCGGAAGATGGAAGAAAAGCGCAATGTGACTTTTGATTCAAGAATTAGTAAATCAAGAAGATGGTGGAGAAGCTTTTCAATGTGCAAATATGATGTTTCTATCAAAGATGGCAAAATGTCACCTGATACTAATCAAATAAAGGTTCAGTTTCATAGTAAAAGGTGTAAAGGTTTTGAAGCTTTACATTTGGCACAAGAAATTCAAGCTCACAAGGGTATTATTAGGACTATGAAATTCAATTCATCAGGCTCATATCTTGCAAGTGGTGGTGAGGATTGTATTGTTCGGATTTGGCAAGTTGAATTCGATGTCTTGATTAATTGTCAAAATGCTAATGAGGTTAAAGGAGATGTGCTGAAGTTTACCAGAAAAGTTTCGGATTCTTCAGCACATGTTGCTATTGCTGAAAAGGAGTTCAAGATTGATGAAGTAGCTTTTCAAGAATTTCATGGGCATTCCAGTgatattttggacttgtgttGGTCTAAATCAGAT TATCTTCTCTCATCTTCAAAGGACAAAACAGTTCGATTGTGGAAAGTTGGTTCTACCGGATGTCTTCGTGTTTTTCAGCACAAAAACTACG TGACTTGCATCCAATTCAATCCCACTAATGATCAATACTTTGTCAGTGGCTCCATAGACGGAAAAATTCGGATATGGGGAATAACTGAAAACCATGTAGTTGAGTGGGTGGATAACCGAGATATAGTTACAGCTGTTTGTTACCAGCCCAATGGAGAG caGGGAATTGTTGTAGGTTCCATAGAAGGAAACTGTCAGATTTACAGTTATTCAG GTGACAATCTACAATTAGGCAGAAAACTTTGTGCACAGAGTCGAAAGAAGCTGGGAAAACGAATTACTGGCTTGCAG TTTGCGCCTGATAATTCTCAAAACTTAATGATCACATCAGCAGATTCCACAGTTCACATTTTGGATGGGGTTGATGCAAAGAAATTTCATG TGTCTGTTTCAGCTCGTCTGAAGGCAAGAGGCAAATCAACTGCATCATTCACTTCAAATGGAAAATACATCGTCTCGGTGAACAAGGATTCTCAAGTCTACCTATGGAACTATGAGAAATCAAAGTCATTGTCATCTAGAGGTATTAAATTGACATGTCCTTGTAATACATTCCATTCAGAAGGCGTTTCGGTTGCGCTACCATGGCCAGGAATGCACCTGAGCTATGAAAACATGACCAAAAGCTATGCACAGACTTCTTTAGAACAGAAACATGTTGATCAAGACCAGTTTTCTTTTGGCGCATGCTTCTTCCCCGATGTACAAAGCAAATCGGTCACATGGCCGGAGGAAATGCTGCAAGATGAAAACCAGAATCATCAACATAATGGTTTCAAGAAACCATCAAATCTTGTGATATTGATTGCAAGTTATGATGGAGTAATTAAGACTTTACTGAATCGTAGATGGCCGGCCTGCTAG
- the LOC120276450 gene encoding WD repeat-containing protein 44-like isoform X3 gives MHCLHMDSYCSKEVFKFCANIHSFQRNEEFTVVIIWGNSFSLAMSASSLIQDEEDVFFDSYDYIHPPSDSASSEEGMVGSECMETNLRALQYEPWTKELMSIHERRRNFISGMGFDEFTSIKLGVSPRPEETVFNRMPEHNDLDRILSSYPEDHDCFIPQNDYCASLSTELYAVRKMEEKRNVTFDSRISKSRRWWRSFSMCKYDVSIKDGKMSPDTNQIKVQFHSKRCKGFEALHLAQEIQAHKGIIRTMKFNSSGSYLASGGEDCIVRIWQVEFDVLINCQNANEVKGDVLKFTRKVSDSSAHVAIAEKEFKIDEVAFQEFHGHSSDILDLCWSKSDYLLSSSKDKTVRLWKVGSTGCLRVFQHKNYVTCIQFNPTNDQYFVSGSIDGKIRIWGITENHVVEWVDNRDIVTAVCYQPNGEQGIVVGSIEGNCQIYSYSGDNLQLGRKLCAQSRKKLGKRITGLQFAPDNSQNLMITSADSTVHILDGVDAKKFHVSVSARLKARGKSTASFTSNGKYIVSVNKDSQVYLWNYEKSKSLSSRGIKLTCPCNTFHSEGVSVALPWPGMHLSYENMTKSYAQTSLEQKHVDQDQFSFGACFFPDVQSKSVTWPEEMLQDENQNHQHNGFKKPSNLVILIASYDGVIKTLLNRRWPAC, from the exons ATGCACTGCCTCCACATGGACTCTTACTGTTCCAAA GAAGTGTTTAAATTCTGTGCAAACATCCATTCTTTTCAAAGAAATGAAGAGTTCACTGTTGTAATTATTTGGGGGAATAGTTTTTCTTTGGCAATGAGTGCATCAAGCTTGATTCAGGATGAAGAGGATGTCTTCTTTGATTCATATGATTATATTCATCCTCCTAGTGACTCTGCATCATCAGAAGAAGGTATGGTTGGAAGTGAATGTATGGAAACCAATTTACGAGCGCTACAATATGAACCTTGGACTAAGGAATTGATGAGCATTCATGAAAGGCGACGCAATTTCATATCTGGCATGGGTTTTGATGAATTTACCTCTATTAAGCTTGGTGTTTCTCCAAGACCGGAAGAAACCGTATTCAATAGGATGCCagagcacaatgatttggatcGTATTTTGTCATCCTACCCTGAGGACCATGACTGTTTTATTCCGCAAAATGATTATTGTGCATCATTATCCACTGAGTTGTATGCTGTCCGGAAGATGGAAGAAAAGCGCAATGTGACTTTTGATTCAAGAATTAGTAAATCAAGAAGATGGTGGAGAAGCTTTTCAATGTGCAAATATGATGTTTCTATCAAAGATGGCAAAATGTCACCTGATACTAATCAAATAAAGGTTCAGTTTCATAGTAAAAGGTGTAAAGGTTTTGAAGCTTTACATTTGGCACAAGAAATTCAAGCTCACAAGGGTATTATTAGGACTATGAAATTCAATTCATCAGGCTCATATCTTGCAAGTGGTGGTGAGGATTGTATTGTTCGGATTTGGCAAGTTGAATTCGATGTCTTGATTAATTGTCAAAATGCTAATGAGGTTAAAGGAGATGTGCTGAAGTTTACCAGAAAAGTTTCGGATTCTTCAGCACATGTTGCTATTGCTGAAAAGGAGTTCAAGATTGATGAAGTAGCTTTTCAAGAATTTCATGGGCATTCCAGTgatattttggacttgtgttGGTCTAAATCAGAT TATCTTCTCTCATCTTCAAAGGACAAAACAGTTCGATTGTGGAAAGTTGGTTCTACCGGATGTCTTCGTGTTTTTCAGCACAAAAACTACG TGACTTGCATCCAATTCAATCCCACTAATGATCAATACTTTGTCAGTGGCTCCATAGACGGAAAAATTCGGATATGGGGAATAACTGAAAACCATGTAGTTGAGTGGGTGGATAACCGAGATATAGTTACAGCTGTTTGTTACCAGCCCAATGGAGAG caGGGAATTGTTGTAGGTTCCATAGAAGGAAACTGTCAGATTTACAGTTATTCAG GTGACAATCTACAATTAGGCAGAAAACTTTGTGCACAGAGTCGAAAGAAGCTGGGAAAACGAATTACTGGCTTGCAG TTTGCGCCTGATAATTCTCAAAACTTAATGATCACATCAGCAGATTCCACAGTTCACATTTTGGATGGGGTTGATGCAAAGAAATTTCATG TGTCTGTTTCAGCTCGTCTGAAGGCAAGAGGCAAATCAACTGCATCATTCACTTCAAATGGAAAATACATCGTCTCGGTGAACAAGGATTCTCAAGTCTACCTATGGAACTATGAGAAATCAAAGTCATTGTCATCTAGAGGTATTAAATTGACATGTCCTTGTAATACATTCCATTCAGAAGGCGTTTCGGTTGCGCTACCATGGCCAGGAATGCACCTGAGCTATGAAAACATGACCAAAAGCTATGCACAGACTTCTTTAGAACAGAAACATGTTGATCAAGACCAGTTTTCTTTTGGCGCATGCTTCTTCCCCGATGTACAAAGCAAATCGGTCACATGGCCGGAGGAAATGCTGCAAGATGAAAACCAGAATCATCAACATAATGGTTTCAAGAAACCATCAAATCTTGTGATATTGATTGCAAGTTATGATGGAGTAATTAAGACTTTACTGAATCGTAGATGGCCGGCCTGCTAG
- the LOC120276450 gene encoding WD repeat-containing protein 44-like isoform X2, whose translation MHCLHMDSYCSKVEVFKFCANIHSFQRNEEFTVVIIWGNSFSLAMSASSLIQDEEDVFFDSYDYIHPPSDSASSEEGMVGSECMETNLRALQYEPWTKELMSIHERRRNFISGMGFDEFTSIKLGVSPRPEETVFNRMPEHNDLDRILSSYPEDHDCFIPQNDYCASLSTELYAVRKMEEKRNVTFDSRISKSRRWWRSFSMCKYDVSIKDGKMSPDTNQIKVQFHSKRCKGFEALHLAQEIQAHKGIIRTMKFNSSGSYLASGGEDCIVRIWQVEFDVLINCQNANEVKGDVLKFTRKVSDSSAHVAIAEKEFKIDEVAFQEFHGHSSDILDLCWSKSDYLLSSSKDKTVRLWKVGSTGCLRVFQHKNYVTCIQFNPTNDQYFVSGSIDGKIRIWGITENHVVEWVDNRDIVTAVCYQPNGEGIVVGSIEGNCQIYSYSGDNLQLGRKLCAQSRKKLGKRITGLQFAPDNSQNLMITSADSTVHILDGVDAKKFHVSVSARLKARGKSTASFTSNGKYIVSVNKDSQVYLWNYEKSKSLSSRGIKLTCPCNTFHSEGVSVALPWPGMHLSYENMTKSYAQTSLEQKHVDQDQFSFGACFFPDVQSKSVTWPEEMLQDENQNHQHNGFKKPSNLVILIASYDGVIKTLLNRRWPAC comes from the exons ATGCACTGCCTCCACATGGACTCTTACTGTTCCAAAGTT GAAGTGTTTAAATTCTGTGCAAACATCCATTCTTTTCAAAGAAATGAAGAGTTCACTGTTGTAATTATTTGGGGGAATAGTTTTTCTTTGGCAATGAGTGCATCAAGCTTGATTCAGGATGAAGAGGATGTCTTCTTTGATTCATATGATTATATTCATCCTCCTAGTGACTCTGCATCATCAGAAGAAGGTATGGTTGGAAGTGAATGTATGGAAACCAATTTACGAGCGCTACAATATGAACCTTGGACTAAGGAATTGATGAGCATTCATGAAAGGCGACGCAATTTCATATCTGGCATGGGTTTTGATGAATTTACCTCTATTAAGCTTGGTGTTTCTCCAAGACCGGAAGAAACCGTATTCAATAGGATGCCagagcacaatgatttggatcGTATTTTGTCATCCTACCCTGAGGACCATGACTGTTTTATTCCGCAAAATGATTATTGTGCATCATTATCCACTGAGTTGTATGCTGTCCGGAAGATGGAAGAAAAGCGCAATGTGACTTTTGATTCAAGAATTAGTAAATCAAGAAGATGGTGGAGAAGCTTTTCAATGTGCAAATATGATGTTTCTATCAAAGATGGCAAAATGTCACCTGATACTAATCAAATAAAGGTTCAGTTTCATAGTAAAAGGTGTAAAGGTTTTGAAGCTTTACATTTGGCACAAGAAATTCAAGCTCACAAGGGTATTATTAGGACTATGAAATTCAATTCATCAGGCTCATATCTTGCAAGTGGTGGTGAGGATTGTATTGTTCGGATTTGGCAAGTTGAATTCGATGTCTTGATTAATTGTCAAAATGCTAATGAGGTTAAAGGAGATGTGCTGAAGTTTACCAGAAAAGTTTCGGATTCTTCAGCACATGTTGCTATTGCTGAAAAGGAGTTCAAGATTGATGAAGTAGCTTTTCAAGAATTTCATGGGCATTCCAGTgatattttggacttgtgttGGTCTAAATCAGAT TATCTTCTCTCATCTTCAAAGGACAAAACAGTTCGATTGTGGAAAGTTGGTTCTACCGGATGTCTTCGTGTTTTTCAGCACAAAAACTACG TGACTTGCATCCAATTCAATCCCACTAATGATCAATACTTTGTCAGTGGCTCCATAGACGGAAAAATTCGGATATGGGGAATAACTGAAAACCATGTAGTTGAGTGGGTGGATAACCGAGATATAGTTACAGCTGTTTGTTACCAGCCCAATGGAGAG GGAATTGTTGTAGGTTCCATAGAAGGAAACTGTCAGATTTACAGTTATTCAG GTGACAATCTACAATTAGGCAGAAAACTTTGTGCACAGAGTCGAAAGAAGCTGGGAAAACGAATTACTGGCTTGCAG TTTGCGCCTGATAATTCTCAAAACTTAATGATCACATCAGCAGATTCCACAGTTCACATTTTGGATGGGGTTGATGCAAAGAAATTTCATG TGTCTGTTTCAGCTCGTCTGAAGGCAAGAGGCAAATCAACTGCATCATTCACTTCAAATGGAAAATACATCGTCTCGGTGAACAAGGATTCTCAAGTCTACCTATGGAACTATGAGAAATCAAAGTCATTGTCATCTAGAGGTATTAAATTGACATGTCCTTGTAATACATTCCATTCAGAAGGCGTTTCGGTTGCGCTACCATGGCCAGGAATGCACCTGAGCTATGAAAACATGACCAAAAGCTATGCACAGACTTCTTTAGAACAGAAACATGTTGATCAAGACCAGTTTTCTTTTGGCGCATGCTTCTTCCCCGATGTACAAAGCAAATCGGTCACATGGCCGGAGGAAATGCTGCAAGATGAAAACCAGAATCATCAACATAATGGTTTCAAGAAACCATCAAATCTTGTGATATTGATTGCAAGTTATGATGGAGTAATTAAGACTTTACTGAATCGTAGATGGCCGGCCTGCTAG
- the LOC120276450 gene encoding WD repeat-containing protein 44-like isoform X4, whose translation MHCLHMDSYCSKVEVFKFCANIHSFQRNEEFTVVIIWGNSFSLAMSASSLIQDEEDVFFDSYDYIHPPSDSASSEEGMVGSECMETNLRALQYEPWTKELMSIHERRRNFISGMGFDEFTSIKLGVSPRPEETVFNRMPEHNDLDRILSSYPEDHDCFIPQNDYCASLSTELYAVRKMEEKRNVTFDSRISKSRRWWRSFSMCKYDVSIKDGKMSPDTNQIKVQFHSKRCKGFEALHLAQEIQAHKGIIRTMKFNSSGSYLASGGEDCIVRIWQVEFDVLINCQNANEVKGDVLKFTRKVSDSSAHVAIAEKEFKIDEVAFQEFHGHSSDILDLCWSKSDYLLSSSKDKTVRLWKVGSTGCLRVFQHKNYVTCIQFNPTNDQYFVSGSIDGKIRIWGITENHVVEWVDNRDIVTAVCYQPNGEQGIVVGSIEGNCQIYSYSGDNLQLGRKLCAQSRKKLGKRITGLQFAPDNSQNLMITSADSTVHILDGVDAKKFHARLKARGKSTASFTSNGKYIVSVNKDSQVYLWNYEKSKSLSSRGIKLTCPCNTFHSEGVSVALPWPGMHLSYENMTKSYAQTSLEQKHVDQDQFSFGACFFPDVQSKSVTWPEEMLQDENQNHQHNGFKKPSNLVILIASYDGVIKTLLNRRWPAC comes from the exons ATGCACTGCCTCCACATGGACTCTTACTGTTCCAAAGTT GAAGTGTTTAAATTCTGTGCAAACATCCATTCTTTTCAAAGAAATGAAGAGTTCACTGTTGTAATTATTTGGGGGAATAGTTTTTCTTTGGCAATGAGTGCATCAAGCTTGATTCAGGATGAAGAGGATGTCTTCTTTGATTCATATGATTATATTCATCCTCCTAGTGACTCTGCATCATCAGAAGAAGGTATGGTTGGAAGTGAATGTATGGAAACCAATTTACGAGCGCTACAATATGAACCTTGGACTAAGGAATTGATGAGCATTCATGAAAGGCGACGCAATTTCATATCTGGCATGGGTTTTGATGAATTTACCTCTATTAAGCTTGGTGTTTCTCCAAGACCGGAAGAAACCGTATTCAATAGGATGCCagagcacaatgatttggatcGTATTTTGTCATCCTACCCTGAGGACCATGACTGTTTTATTCCGCAAAATGATTATTGTGCATCATTATCCACTGAGTTGTATGCTGTCCGGAAGATGGAAGAAAAGCGCAATGTGACTTTTGATTCAAGAATTAGTAAATCAAGAAGATGGTGGAGAAGCTTTTCAATGTGCAAATATGATGTTTCTATCAAAGATGGCAAAATGTCACCTGATACTAATCAAATAAAGGTTCAGTTTCATAGTAAAAGGTGTAAAGGTTTTGAAGCTTTACATTTGGCACAAGAAATTCAAGCTCACAAGGGTATTATTAGGACTATGAAATTCAATTCATCAGGCTCATATCTTGCAAGTGGTGGTGAGGATTGTATTGTTCGGATTTGGCAAGTTGAATTCGATGTCTTGATTAATTGTCAAAATGCTAATGAGGTTAAAGGAGATGTGCTGAAGTTTACCAGAAAAGTTTCGGATTCTTCAGCACATGTTGCTATTGCTGAAAAGGAGTTCAAGATTGATGAAGTAGCTTTTCAAGAATTTCATGGGCATTCCAGTgatattttggacttgtgttGGTCTAAATCAGAT TATCTTCTCTCATCTTCAAAGGACAAAACAGTTCGATTGTGGAAAGTTGGTTCTACCGGATGTCTTCGTGTTTTTCAGCACAAAAACTACG TGACTTGCATCCAATTCAATCCCACTAATGATCAATACTTTGTCAGTGGCTCCATAGACGGAAAAATTCGGATATGGGGAATAACTGAAAACCATGTAGTTGAGTGGGTGGATAACCGAGATATAGTTACAGCTGTTTGTTACCAGCCCAATGGAGAG caGGGAATTGTTGTAGGTTCCATAGAAGGAAACTGTCAGATTTACAGTTATTCAG GTGACAATCTACAATTAGGCAGAAAACTTTGTGCACAGAGTCGAAAGAAGCTGGGAAAACGAATTACTGGCTTGCAG TTTGCGCCTGATAATTCTCAAAACTTAATGATCACATCAGCAGATTCCACAGTTCACATTTTGGATGGGGTTGATGCAAAGAAATTTCATG CTCGTCTGAAGGCAAGAGGCAAATCAACTGCATCATTCACTTCAAATGGAAAATACATCGTCTCGGTGAACAAGGATTCTCAAGTCTACCTATGGAACTATGAGAAATCAAAGTCATTGTCATCTAGAGGTATTAAATTGACATGTCCTTGTAATACATTCCATTCAGAAGGCGTTTCGGTTGCGCTACCATGGCCAGGAATGCACCTGAGCTATGAAAACATGACCAAAAGCTATGCACAGACTTCTTTAGAACAGAAACATGTTGATCAAGACCAGTTTTCTTTTGGCGCATGCTTCTTCCCCGATGTACAAAGCAAATCGGTCACATGGCCGGAGGAAATGCTGCAAGATGAAAACCAGAATCATCAACATAATGGTTTCAAGAAACCATCAAATCTTGTGATATTGATTGCAAGTTATGATGGAGTAATTAAGACTTTACTGAATCGTAGATGGCCGGCCTGCTAG